ATCCCTGTGTCTGcccctcatccctgtccccaatccctgtGTCTGTCCCCCCATCTCTGTGCTGTCCCCCATCCATGTCTTTGTCCCCTCATCCCTGTTTCTGACCCCTCATCCCTGCCTGTCCTCAAGAATCGTGTAGGACCTTCCCCCCCCACTCCCACTTTAATGGTTTGGTGATTTCTCTGCCAGATGTCTTAGTGTGTGTAAATGCCTCTTTAAATCTTTCCACTTTCTCTCAGTATTCTCGATTATTGTTTACAAaaataagagggaaaaaaaaaaagaaaaaaagaaaaaaaatccaaagcatcTAATAAGTTACAAAGCAGGGAGATGGATCTGCTCTCCCACACAAAGCTGCCAGGTGGGAGCTCTGTAaccatccctgccctgggctgaaGCAAACAGGGAATCACTCAGCTTTCCCCCGGGGTGCTGGGATCTaagaaaacagggatttttatCAGTGGTGGGAAGCCACACTGCAGGAGATGGGATTGATTCGCATCTCCTTGCTTTGGCCGTTGTGGTTCTTCCCTTGTGTTGACAATAATTAACTAAATTGCTGCATCATGGCCCACCCTGCCCACGGGCACTATGCATGAGGGGACAGTCGGGGAGGATGGGGCACGCTCAGGGTCCTGCTGTGACACGGGAATGTTTGAATGtataagaaataaaacaaaagatgcCCCTCAGGAGGGGGGTGTCTGCCCTGGGGCGAAAGCCTTGAGTCCCAAAAATCTCCACGAGGAGACTGAAGAATGTAATCCATGTTTACTGCTAGCAACCAAAGCGTTCGTGTCAAAGCCGTGAAGTTTGATGGAGTGGGTGGGAGGGGGAGATAGCTGGGgtgcctgtgtgtgtggggggggcTTAGGGTGAGTTACTCACGCTTCCCAAAGACATTTCTTGGAGTTCCTGCGGCGACATCCtcagttcctgctgctgcaggttttcCCCCCgtgttcattttatttttctttttgtaccaACTATGTAaaatgtggggctttttttcttttctggaaaaaaaaataataaagaccACGGGCAATGGCTGCTGGTGATGTTCTGTGTGCAGTTACTTTTGTTTTGAGGAGCCCAGACCCCAAATGGAGGGTACCAGGGCACACCCCACCTCCCCCTACTGCCCCCCgaagtgctccagccctgtcaCAGAAACACACGCTGCTTTGggtggaagggacattaaatcCCATCCAATAATTCcactcctgccatggccagggacaccttcccttggctgctccaagctccgTCCAACCTGGACGCTtcagagatccaggggcagccacagcttctgtgggcaccctgtgccagggcctgcccactcTCACAAGGGGACAATTTCTTACCAATCTATCCCTGCTCTGTATCcttttgaagccattccctgggtcccGTCCCTCATCGTCTCCCCCTCCCCTCACACTgcccgccccccccccgccatCTTCCCCTCCCCTCAGAGCTCTCCCCGCATGCgtggccccgcccccgccgtcGCGCGCCCCCCCGTGGGCGCCGCCTTGTGACGTAAGCGGAAGGGCACGTCACCCTCTGGCGGAGGCTGAGGCGGCGCCGCCGGGGCAGGTACCGGGACCGGGCGGGAGAGCCGGGGTGGGCGCCGGGGTGAGCCGGGGTTTACCGGGCATGGCGGGGGCGTTGCGGGCGGGGTGTGTGTCTTTCCGCCGTGTCCCTCCCCTCACGGAGCCGGCGGAGGCCCAAGGGACGTCCCGTTCCCAGCGTGCGTGGGAGGGCCCGGGCGGGCTGCGGGGTAACCGCAGGGTGTGGGAGCGAGTCCCGCTCTCCGCCGGCTCCGCTCGCTGTCGGCGGCGGGACGGGGTCCCGGGGGCTGGAGCCTCCCGGCTGTGCCCGCCCAGCCCGGGGAGCGAGCGGGGCCCTGCCTGCCGTACCCGGGTTTGCGGCCCGGTGTAAAGGTCGTTCTTTAGGGTGGCGGTGTGAAACCGCGCGTGAAGGGCTGATCGCTGTTATCTGCCCTTTGGCAGCCAGCGATGGCCTGGGTGTGCTCAGCCCGGGCCGTGCCAGCGGTGCGTtaggagctgtgggagcagccCGAGGTCCAGCAGTTCCTTGCCTTAAtgctctgtggctgcagctgtgggttGGGATCCGTGCCCGAGGGAGGAGGCACAGAAAGCCCACACGGAGAATGAGCTGGTCGGTGTAACTCgatctgctgctgcccctgggtGGTGGGATGAAATCTAGGCACTTGGGTCTGGGCTGTTTGTGCTGGTGGCACTCAGACCATGGGTACGAACCAGTCCTTTAGGCTGGAGGACTCAGGGATGGTTTTCCTTGCACCAGCTGGTGCAGAATCCACTCTGATGACACAGCTGGAAAATTCCAGAGCCCGTTTCTGAGCTTCCCCACTGCCTGCTTACCAAAGAGCTCCCACAAACAGTGTAAAGGGCTCCAGAGCAGCAACTCAGAGCTGATTTTTCCCAGgtgctttgtttgctttgagcTCAAACAATCACCTTTAAcccctttattttcattttccctttcaaaaCGAAAAGGAGCTCTCAGTAAAAAATGTCGTGGATCAGAGAGGGCGAGCTGACCATCATAGAGAGGTTCTGTGCCAACATCATTAAGGTAAGGGATGaatttgggtggattttgtgGTGAAGAGCTGGCAGGTTCTTCAGGGTGGAACTGtctctgtggctgcagtgcTCTGGAAAGGGAGTGTTGTTGGCAAGGGTACATTCAGTGCTGGCACTGGATCTGCAGCCCTAAACTGCATCCCAGGGTGGGAGATTACTTAGGCTTAGCCTTGCAAATGAGCAAGGCTTCAGGCAGTGCTTGCCAAAAAGGATTTGTGGCCTTGCTGATGAAGGCAGGGcatgggaaggagggagagaacaGAGATCCTCACGTTGGGAGTTTAAGGAATGAAACTGGGTATTGGAATGAAAACTCACCAGTTCCAGGAAAATTCTCTCCTTGCTCAGGCTTCAGACTGATGGTGCTGCCCTTGTGAGGCCCAGTGAGGTCAGTGGAAAGGAACACTCTTCATTGTGGGGGAAGTCCTTatggccttttcttcttttctctcaaGTTAACTGTGTCTGTGAAAAGGCTCTTGaactctgaaatgaaaaatgcagcacGAACCCCTGTGTGCCCTCCTCCATGGCTGCAGGGACTGAGAGCTCCTGAGCACTGCAGCTCTCTGTCATGAGAGAAATGCGGAGGccaaagctgcttttcagtttAGGCAATTGTCAGCACTGAGCTGTTTATTTGGACACCCTAAACTGGGCTTGCCAAAGAGGAAAGGAGCACCCTGCTCCTTGCAGGTGCAGGTTTCGTGCTGAGGGGTGGCACTGCACTCCTGGGAGCACGCAGGGCTGCTGGGAACAggggctgagctccctgtggTGCACAGGCCTGCTCACCTGCTGGTCTCCTGTGCTTCtccctgtttttcaggcaggtCCCATGCCCAAGCACGTTGCCTTCATCATGGATGGCAATCGCCGCTACGCCCAGAAGTGTCATGTGGAGAGACAGcagggacattcccaaggcTTTGATAAGCTGGCACAGGTGGGGAGgatgttttctgcctttgtggGGTGGAAGTTTGagctgggtttgctgctggaGTGGCATCCTGTGTTCCTTCTCTTCACTGGAGTCAGGCCTGTGCTTCGAGCAGACGTCTGTTGTCAGGATCCACAACTTCAGCTCCTTCCTCTCTGTGTTATCTTGCAGAGTTGTTCTGTTCAGCTGTTTTATCTTCTATTTTGCACTCAATTAAAATATCTACCTTCCAGATATCAaggcttttatttctgtgaaacagGTTGACTTTCTTTGCGAAGGTTTTGAAGGGTAGATTATTATATAATTTACAAACCAGTGGTGATTTTCCTGGCAGGATGAGTCCCCCATGATGGATTCTCATCCTCAGGTAGTGATATTTTCCTCCTGTTCTTTGGAGTGAATCTGAAATTCCCATCTAGGGGTTCCATATTTTGGATAGCTGTTTCTTTTGACCCAGCCTTGGCCTCGTGGGGAGCCACAGGAAGGTTTTACACAGTGAAGTTGTGTCTCGCTGAGCCGATTGTTACATTCTGTCTTCTTGCAGACCTTGCGGTGGTGCTTGAACCTGGGCATTCGAGAGGTGACAGTTTATGCCTTCAGCATTGAGAACTTCAAACGCTCCAAGGAGGAGGTGGATGGGCTCATGGACCTGGCCAGACAGAAGTTCAGCCGCCTCCTGGAGGAGCAGTAAGAGTCCCCCATGTCTGTGTTCCACAGGGTGGAACTGGAGCAGGGAATTGCATGAATTGCAGGGATGTTACAAGCTGCGAGAATGGATTGAAGAGAGCCAAACCTGCCTCCAGTCAGAGATTGGCAGGACTGTGCCTGCCTGGGTGGAGTGTAGAGCTCTGTGCATGCACACTACACTCCCCCTGCACATCAGATTTGTGACAGCTGTGCCATCCAAACCATGGGGACAAAGACAGCTTGCAGAtaaacacagcacagagacaCAGCATGCCAGATGTTGTTTTCATGAAATATCAGAGCTCTGTCTTAATTTTTGGTTAGAGGTGCCCAGACCCTATGGTTGTATTCTAAGCTTCCAGAGACAGGGATGCCTAATTGCCTAAGCTGTGATAATTTCCTGGTCCTTTGGTTATGTCTGTACCTCAGGAACTGGTGTGGGGAATGATCACTGTGCCTtgatggaatggtttggggtgaTCAAATCTCAGCTAGTTTTGCACACCTGAAAACCATTTGGTGGTTTTGCCTTTCTCCAGTTCCCAGTTTTGCTGAAGCTGTGGGTGGATGTTGGCACTTGTGCAGTGGAGACTGATGTGTTTTCTGTGGTCCCCACTCTGGTTGGGTGCAGGGAGAACCTGAAGAAGCATGGGGTGTGCATCCGTGTCCTCGGGGATCTGCCCCTCCTGCCTGTGGATATCCAGGAGCTGATTGCCCAAGCTGTGCTGGCAACCAGGAACTACAACAAGTAAGTGACACTCAGTTTAAGGAGCTGATAGCTCacatcttcctcctcttcctgagGGCTGGGACTTGTCAGACATGCTACACCTCTTTTTTACTTCTTGGTCCTACAAGCACACATCACTGTCATCTGCTGGACCTTCCCAGGATGAGCCTTTCACATCTTTTCCACTTTGCAGGTGCTTTCTGAATGTCTGCTTTGCATACACATCGAGGCATGAGATCAGCAATGCTGTCAGGGAGATGGCCTGGGGGGTGGAACAAGGCCTGCTGGAACCCAGGTAATAACTCTTGGCTTTCTCTGTGAGGCTTTTGGATGAATCCTGCCTGTCTTACCACTCACACTGCATGAGAAACCTCTCAGAAGCCAAGTGGCTTTAAAATAGATCTCATTAAACCAGTGTGACTGGAACAAATTACTTAAAGTTACTATGCAATGTTTGgcttttattatttcagttgCCATGGTGATAGATACACAACCAAGACAGAAGAGAAATTAGGTCTGTGTCTTAAGTTAGTTTAAATGTGAAGGCAGATTTTATGCCACAACAATTGGCTGCTTGGCTGACAGTCTTAGTTATGAGGTCAAACAACAGATGAATCATGAATGCTGCACTGTTCCTCCACCCTGAAGGAGAAGGAATAGTTtcactctgctccctgctccagatGGAAGCCCTCACAGTCTGCTTCTACCACTGTGTTATGTTTCAAAGAGCATGGAGTGGGATGCTCTGGGGGCTGAAACAGCACTTGGAATAGCCTGTGGAGCAGACAGCAGTGTCTGTCAGAAGGAAGCTGATGGCTGGCTGCAGTTCAGCTCCACTACCCAGTTTTAATTTGCAGCCCTGAGTTTACATAAAACCCCTTAATTCTGGTGTGTGCTACGTCCATCAGGTCAGAAAAGGGGTCTCATAAACCGTGTCTGTCTTTTAGTGACGTGTCTGAGTCGCTGCTGGATAAATGTCTGTACACCAACAACTCCCCTGACCCAGACCTGCTGATAAGAACCTCTGGAGAGGTTCGCCTCAGTGATTTCCTGCTCTGGCAGGTAAagtctctgttttctccttGGCATATTCCATCTTTACCTCAGAGAGTGCTGGTGTTCCACTGACTCCAGGTGCAAGCAGATGCGAGACCTCTGAAACTCCTTCTGCTGGGGTTAGGTTGTTTCCAGGATGGACTGAGTGCTGGGGCACCTCTGAACAACCTGTTTCTTGCAGATCTGTGTTTGCCTAAAATCATTAATTCTCATCCTTTTGTTCTTCTCCTCACCTTTAGATAATTACTTGTTTGTAGAGAGCATTTGAGTGGAGTGCCAAAACCCAACTGCCTTTAGGCAACCACATCAAATGTTACCATTCCAAATTGCTTAATTGTCAAGTTCTCAGAAGTTGTCTGGCCTGAGCTGTGCTTACCTACCAAGGcatcccctctcctccccctgTTTTTGGGCACACCTATACCCTGGGTGGGCGTTGATGCTATGAAATAAGACTTTGCTTGCTCCTTTCAGTGGTACAGGGATCCTGTTAAATGTTGGATTGTTTTAGCAGTCAGCATAAGAACATATTTACCTGAAACTGTGAGGAACTTGGTGGCAAAAATAGGTTTTGACTTGAAATCTTTCATCATCCAGCTCAAGGATATCTTCAGTGCACTACAACTCTTGGCTTCATTAAGCAGTTTAAATGCCATGAGTGGGCAGTAAGGAATATCATGAGATGTCATTTGAAGAATGGCTTAAATGTCGTGTCCTGATCCTCAGTTCAACTGTTATTCCCTTTGCCTTTGGTACTCCAGTGTTGCTATTTTAGGTTTTTTATAAGTCTGTGATGCTTAAGCTGTTAAAAATACCTCTCTGAAGACCAACACAGCATTAGAAAGAATTCTGCTGATGCCTTTGCAGGAGTGGATGTCCCAGCATTAAAAAGTAATTGGAAAGACTCTACTCTGTGCAGTTTCAGACTCTCCTAGCTGGTTTTTACCTCACTTTAAGTGGAATCTGATAACACAGCCTAGGTAAAACCTTTGTGGGGAAAGTGGCATCATTTGCCCAGCATCTTAATGATGTTTTCTCTTGCTCAGTGATTAAATTGTTGGTGATCTTGCTTTCTGCAGACATCCCATTCATGCCTGGTGTTTCAATCAGTCTTGTGGCCAGAATATTCCTTTTGGAACTTATGTGAAGCTATCCTTCAGTTCCAGATGAACCACAGTGCTTTGCAGGTAAGGGAGCCTTGGGGAAGTGGAAAGTCCAACCCCATGTGTtacctgcacagcagctgcagatcAGGTGAGAGAGAGGCTGCAAAGTGGGAGCAGTGGTTGTTAGTTAAGATTTTGTTTCAGTAGCAAATCATATGTTGCTCCTCCTGTACCCCTGTGGCTTGTTACAAGGTTTTGGTGTGTGGCCAGACTCCTGTGCTTTCAACAGGACCCAAAAATATCCAAACTCAGCACTGTCTCTGTTACTCATAGCtctttccagcagctggagcatcTGTCCCAGAGCTCACACACCAAGGGAGCACTCCTGGTCTGCCACAGGGTGGGATCTGCCAGTTCAACTCAGACacttcagcagtgctgtgggcacGTGCTGCCTTCACGCTGGGGCAGGGAGTTACTGACAGACTCTTCCTCTAACCCCACTGTTGTTTTTAGGGTTGTAACAAAGGGGTTTAGGGTTTCCTCTCTGGGAGCTGAAATGAGGCTGCCTGAGCTGTGAGTCTGTGGACAAGTGTCCTCATTCAGGTGGGTCCACATGTACCTGCTGAAGGGATTGTCCCTATTGCTCACTGACATTGTTCCTCTCCTTTTAGATCTGTGAGCTGTCCCTCACCTGGTTCTGGTACAGCTGGTCAATTCAGTAGTGAGATAGTAATTTGGCTGTTGTAagtgtgggagctggagctcTTGATGGAGCactgtggggagcagcagctcgtGACACAGAGAGAGCAGTGACTGGCAGAAGCACCTCTTGATCTCCACCAGATTTTGCTGCTGAATGTGTCTGTTCCTTCATTATTTGGGTCCTCTTTTTAAAGACAGGCTTTACATTGCCCTTTTCTACCTTCAGGGACCTCGCTCACCCCTGAGAGTTGTCAAAGAGATTATAGCCAGTTGTGGTTATGGCTGAATTTAATCAAGTGCAGCCAGTCTGGCAGCATCCAAACTCTCCATGTCCTTAACCTCTTTTGTTCCTGTTTCTGGCCCAAGCCTGCCCTTTTCCTACCAGCAATTCATTGTATTAGTACAACTAATGGCAGTTCACCTTCTGCATGAAGAGGGAAGCAAAAAAGGCAGTAGTGTTTGTCATTGCCATGAGCTTGGCCTCTGTCTGGAACAGTAAGGTCACTGTTCTGACTTTGCTCCTGGTGCTGGCTTCTGACAGACAACAAATGCAGCTTCTGTTCCCAGCTATTCTCATCTTTTCTTAGTTCTGGTTGGTGGCTGGATGTGTTCATGCCATGCTATTATCAAGGTTTCTCATTGTCCAGATTTGTTCTCTGGTCAGTTTTCTCCCTGTAAGAGCCACTTTGCAGTGTCTGAGGCTGCCCTTTTTTTTCTAGGGAGCCTTCACAATTGTGCAAAGGGAGGACTTCACCCTCAGAGGAACTGAGATTTAGGACCTGGtctttctaaatttaaaatagGTGATTTTGAAATCCAGAAGAGCTCACAAAGCAAATTCTCTTGGTGGAAGGGTTGCTGTCAGTGAGGATGGTGGAGCTGGGGGGGAATTGCTGAGGAGCCAGGATGTTtcacagcagctgtgtgtgctttgggaatgtgctgctgcttttgggatGTGGATGCACAGCTGGATGGATGGGGTGACAAGGTACAGAAACCCCCCTTGATTCTGAGGTATTGGGTAAAAGATATTCTCCTTCTATCAGCTCAAACAGCATCACTTTTAATGGCTGCCATTGTATTTCCCAGTCTGTTGCTCAGCATGGAGTCCCAGGATCAGCTAGACCCTGCTTTTGGTACCTGGTAGATCTCAGGAAGGACTGCAGGTGTTGGCTGGGCAGCtgcccctgcagtgctgtgctgggcttttgttGACAATAAACAGAATTGCACTTGAGGGTGGAAATCTTCTGCTCAACAGGCTGATGGTCCTTGCAGTTCAACTCGGCCCTGGAGTGCATCCATTCACTGGGTTTGCTGGGGCTGGGGATATTTCTGTTCACATTCCCAGCACAACAAAAGCTAATTTCCAGAGCCATAGCTGCCTTGGGCTCAGAAAAAGTGTGGGGATGAGTGAGTCAGGCTCTCATTAGAGTAATTATTCTTCTTGCTTGTTTGAAAGACCAGCACTTcccaagtgtgtgtgtgtcagtttATGTCACAGTgaccagtttttaaaaatagaaccTTAATATTCCTGCCTGCTGATGTGTTTTTGCTGTTGGAAGCTGCAGGCCAGGACATGTGCAATAAGGAGAAATCTAAAAGTGATGTTCtacaacaaaatatttcaaatacttGAAAGGTAGACAGGGATGGCTGCTGCCTTTGCCTTGTTCCTGCTGTTTCTCAAGCCAGTACACTCTTAGAtcacagaaatttgggaatgctgagctaattcctgcttttgttttaaagctAATGAGCTCAGTACTGGATCATCTCAAAGAATTGCTCTGTAAGTCATGGTTTGGAATCCCCTAAAATCTTTCATCAGCCAGGGGAATAGGATCAAAAATGCTGTGATAACACTGGTGAGGATTAGAGTGTGCATGTGTGGGCTTCAAAAGTTATGTAGCTGTTCCTCTCTGATTCCAATACCTGAGGGTTTTCCCAAAAATCCATCCTGACTTTTATCTGCTCTAACTAGGAGTTAATGCTCTGAGCAGAGTCGAATCTTGAAGGGAAGGCCCAGAAGGATATCCCTGTATTTTTTGTAGCCAGTCAAGCTGGCTGCCTCAAGAGCCAGCCTTGAGTGCCCCTGCAGATGGAtggccaggcagaggctgcTTGTCCTCCCCCTGTACCACAGGTGAGCTGAGAGCCTTGGGAAGCTGCTAACACTTGCTGTTTTCACTGCAGAAGGCCAGAGACTCCTACCTGGAGGAGAGGAGGCgacagcagctggagagggaccaGGCTTACGTGAGCaagaagctgcagcaggaagggagcTCGTCGCACGGGGACGCGCGGCGCCGACGGACGCTGCTGCAGAAATGCACGGCCCTGAGGGAGGAGAGGATCCAGGGCTTCCTGCAGGCCCTGGAGCACAAGAGAGCAGACTTCTTTGAGAGATTGTGTCCAGTGTCTGCATGACAcaggtgctgggctctggggaacACGGTGttcagagggagcagctgctgcccacaggGACCGCCCTGGGCACCCGGGGTGGCTCCAGGACCTCCTGTCCCATCCCGATGGCCCTGCCCGGGGCAGGGATGGCTGCTGTGAACTCTCCAGggctgtgatgctgctgctgaggaaggtGGAGCCgtcctgtgtcacctcccagccctggggacagatACCTGCACCCTGCTGGGTCCTTGACAGGCCAGGTGTTCCGGTGACGAGAAGTTAACTGCAGTGAGCCTCCTCCAGTTCTCTGGTTTCTCCTGAGCTGGCCCAGCCAAACCAGTCCTGTTAAATTAGTCTGGGCTCAGGTTCTCTCCATGGCTTTGCAGTAGGGAATCTTCTGTTGACATGTCCTCTGCTGTCCCATCAAGAGAGCCCTGCTTTCTGCAGGGGAGGATTGTTCCTGGTGTCAGGGACATTCCCCACTGCCTACTCAGGGAGAACATCTTGTCTTTTCCCCACCTGACTGCTGGGTTGGAAGTATCGACTCCTGGTTTCCAGAGAGCCAAAGGAAGGGTTCCCAGCCTTgctgtaaagaagaaaaaaaaaaaaaaaaaaaggctgctcCAAAGCTTCAGCAGATTCTGAGATCTCTCCTGAGCAGTgtctgtggggaaaaaacaggTGCAGAAGGTGCTGGTGTTGGACCACTCTGACCTGCAGGCAGGAAAAAGGATTGGCTGGGAATGAACCTTctcaggaaggaaaggaagctGGCTAAACGAGTTGGTGGCTACCATATGGCAAACCCTCTGAGGGAGTTCCCGGGAATGAGGGTGGGTGTAATTCAGCAATACAGTAGCCAAAACCAACCTCTGACCCCAGCCAGAATGGTTCAGAAGGGCTGTttggccagagcagctgtggagtGTTACTTGTTCTTAGTTTTCCATTGGCAAGGAGATGGACAAGCTGGTTTCCAAGATTGTTTCCATCTCTGTTTCCTCCTGGTTTCCGTCCCCATGATCAAAATACCTGAAAAGTCTTGGTTTTTGCTCCTGATGCAAAAACACGTGTGGCAGTACCAGCTGTTGCTGGGTTTGAAGTCTTTCTTCTTACCTCCAGGTGAAAACCAcaaaatgcagatttaaaaGCCTTGTAAGTGCTGCACACTGAGCACTTGGCCTGTGATTGTGAAGAGAAGAACTGTGTAGTCAAACTGGGAATAAAGTATATTCATAccaaagttatttaaaaaataacctgAATGTTTAAAAGTATGTAGAGCTGCTTATTTTAAGGTGTGATGAAGCTGGAATCCAGgtttaatataataatatttaatctCTGACAGACTCCTCATGTGATTCCTCTTAGCCTGGGAATGGTTTGAAGGTTGTTTTTACAGTGTAGTGTGAGCAGTTTGCTGACACCCCAAAGCCTGCCCAAGTGAAGCTGTGTGCAGGTACCACCTCTTGTGTGAGTTACAAACAGAATTTGGATAAAAATATGCTGAGATCTGTTGATTTTAAGtttcttttgctgtattttgttttctccatgTTTCAGGAAACTGTGGAAACTGTGTACTCTCCAGTCTGCTTTGCCAGGCTCTCATGGGGTGTCTCCTActcaaaaaaatgcttttgtgtcttaagaaaaaaaaaaaaatgttttccattgtGTTATGACTGTACAGGTGACCAAGTACTGGTCCTGTTGCAGGTGAGGTAAGTGAAGGATCTGGTTTATAAAATACTTGTATGGAAAGTTTTAATCCATTTTATAGAAGGCATTGCTGGAgtagggaaggaggaagagtcCTTCAAGCAGTGGCAAGAGGTTCCTGTTACCTGACTTTGTACAGTTCACCTGCATCAGTTATTCCAGTTATTTCCCCTATGAGGCTTCCTTTGTTAGAGGGGGGAGATGAATTACCTGGGCAAAGTCAAGAGTTTGAGCAGTGAatctgtgggagcagagccaCAGGCTTGTGTCAGTAAGAACTGAACCTCCATCACTAATTTTTACGGGTTGAAGATGGGAGAAATCAGCATGGCTGGAAAATTGTGCAGCTGAGGTCTGAAAAAGCCTGAGTGTacctgggcagggaaggggggaaaggTTGTTCCTTGGAGCGTTTATCTGAGTGAAATCCAACTCAGAAGTGAAGAGTTTGGGGCAGAGTGAGGTGGTGACGAAGATCTTGAGTTGGGTTTGTAgtccctgggctgtggctgtgccaggtgagAGCAATGTCCCCTCTTGGAGCCCAACTTCCCCAGTTACTCGGCACAAGCAGCAGGCCACCTGTGTGAATCGATTTAACATCACATTATcgcatttttaacatttttttttttctccttccagcaCTGCCGCCGTCTCCTCTTTCGGATACAGCTCTCCTGATCCCCCCCgtttttccagggaaaagggCTCTGCGTGGCTCCCCCGGGAGCCCCTCCCGGCGCGGGGAGTGCTGAACGAACAGCTCCGCTCACCTGCGCGCGGGATCGCTGGtgggagcgggggggggggggtccccttttcctttcacatcccaaattttcacattttccccccattccccccccaaCCCCCGGCGGGTTTCCCGCGCGCGCgcacggggaggggggggggggggggtgaaatGGCGCGCgcgccgcccccccccccccccaaaaaatccccgcCTTGGCCCCACCCCACGTGACCCCCGCGGGCCAATGGGCGCGCGGGGCGGCGGGGATCCGGCTGGAACCGGTTGGGCCGCGTCCGGCTCTATATAAAACTTTATAAACACCCGATTCCAATTAGTGGGGTCGGGAGCAGCGCAGCCCGCCGGCTCCAGCCCCGCGCACCGCTTCGCTCCGCACCGCGCCCGCAGACCCCCCAGCGCTCCCGGCTACCCCACCCCCGGCCTCCCTCCGCCCCCTCACGCCGCCCAGCGCGCTCCGCTCTCcctcacacatacacacatacacacacacacggagCCATGCCGAAGAGAAAGGTACGTGCAGctgctgcccccccccccccccccccccccccccattcccgcTGTCCTCTCCCCCCTCACGCTGtgtcttccctcccccccccgctCCTCCCTCACGGAGCCGCCTATGGGAGGGGGGGCGGGACTACGCGTTCCATCCCCGCTTTCGGGGCGGTAACGGAGGAGCGAGGCCTCACCGGGGAtgggggcggcgcggggcccgTTACCGGCGAGGGCCgagtgggggggagggggccgGCGGTCCCCGCCGGTCCGAACCGGTTGGTTTTGGCGGGAGGTCGGtgtgaggggaggggggggaggggagcgCCGGTGTGGGGCGGGAAAGGGCGGGAAGCGGCGGCGGAGCTTTGCCGCCAAAACGGTGGGggcgggaggggaggggacagagggggctGCCCTGAGGGGACAGCGACAAACCCGCACGAACCCCGCACACAGCCCGGG
Above is a genomic segment from Cinclus cinclus chromosome 26, bCinCin1.1, whole genome shotgun sequence containing:
- the DHDDS gene encoding dehydrodolichyl diphosphate synthase complex subunit DHDDS gives rise to the protein MSWIREGELTIIERFCANIIKAGPMPKHVAFIMDGNRRYAQKCHVERQQGHSQGFDKLAQTLRWCLNLGIREVTVYAFSIENFKRSKEEVDGLMDLARQKFSRLLEEQENLKKHGVCIRVLGDLPLLPVDIQELIAQAVLATRNYNKCFLNVCFAYTSRHEISNAVREMAWGVEQGLLEPSDVSESLLDKCLYTNNSPDPDLLIRTSGEVRLSDFLLWQTSHSCLVFQSVLWPEYSFWNLCEAILQFQMNHSALQKARDSYLEERRRQQLERDQAYVSKKLQQEGSSSHGDARRRRTLLQKCTALREERIQGFLQALEHKRADFFERLCPVSA